The Kosakonia sacchari SP1 genome includes a window with the following:
- the sbmA gene encoding peptide antibiotic transporter SbmA yields the protein MFKSFFPKPALFFLSVFIWTAITVVFWQAGGEAWLMRLTGASADVPISAARFWSPGYLLFYAYYLLCVGVFALFWFTLSPHRWQRWSILGTALIIFVTWFLVEVNVAINAWYQPFYDLIQTALSAPNKVSISQLYSEIGVFLWIALIAVTVAVLNNFFVSHYVFRWRTAMNEYYMARWDRLRHIEGAAQRVQEDTMRFASTLEDMGTSFINAIMTLIAFLPVLVALSPHVQEIPVVGHIPYGLVIAAVSWALLGTVLLAFVGIKLPGLAFKNQRVEAAYRKELVYGEDDAERARPHTVAELFAAVRRNYFRLYFHYMYFNIARILYMQVDVVVGLIVLFPTIAAGAITFGLMRQITNVFEQVRSSFQYLISSWTTLVELMSIYKRLRSFERELDGQEIQPVPHTFG from the coding sequence ATGTTTAAGTCCTTCTTTCCGAAACCGGCGTTGTTCTTTTTGTCGGTGTTCATCTGGACCGCGATTACCGTGGTTTTCTGGCAGGCCGGTGGTGAAGCGTGGTTGATGCGCCTCACCGGCGCGTCTGCGGATGTGCCGATTAGCGCCGCGCGTTTCTGGAGCCCAGGCTATCTTTTGTTTTATGCCTACTATCTGCTTTGTGTCGGCGTTTTTGCGCTGTTCTGGTTTACCCTCTCGCCACATCGCTGGCAGCGCTGGTCGATTCTCGGCACCGCGTTAATTATCTTCGTGACCTGGTTTTTGGTGGAAGTGAACGTCGCCATTAACGCCTGGTATCAGCCGTTTTACGATCTTATTCAGACCGCGCTCAGTGCGCCGAATAAAGTCAGCATAAGCCAGCTGTATAGCGAGATTGGCGTGTTTTTGTGGATCGCGCTGATTGCCGTAACGGTGGCGGTGCTCAATAACTTTTTCGTCAGCCACTATGTGTTCCGCTGGCGCACGGCGATGAACGAATACTATATGGCGCGCTGGGATCGTTTGCGCCATATCGAAGGCGCAGCGCAGCGCGTGCAGGAAGATACCATGCGTTTCGCCTCGACGCTTGAAGATATGGGCACCAGTTTTATTAACGCCATCATGACGTTGATCGCTTTTTTGCCGGTGCTGGTGGCCTTGTCGCCGCATGTGCAGGAGATACCGGTGGTCGGGCACATCCCTTATGGGCTGGTGATTGCCGCCGTAAGCTGGGCACTGCTCGGCACCGTGCTGCTGGCGTTTGTGGGCATCAAACTGCCAGGTCTGGCGTTTAAAAACCAGCGCGTGGAAGCGGCTTACCGTAAAGAGCTGGTCTACGGCGAAGATGATGCCGAGCGCGCCAGACCGCATACCGTTGCGGAGCTGTTCGCCGCCGTGCGCCGTAACTATTTCCGGCTCTATTTTCACTATATGTATTTCAATATCGCCCGTATCCTGTACATGCAGGTTGATGTGGTGGTTGGCCTGATTGTGCTGTTCCCGACGATTGCTGCCGGGGCTATCACTTTCGGTCTGATGCGCCAGATAACTAACGTGTTTGAGCAGGTGCGCAGTTCGTTCCAGTATTTGATCTCTTCCTGGACGACGCTGGTGGAGCTGATGTCTATCTATAAACGTTTACGCAGTTTTGAGCGTGAACTGGATGGGCAGGAGATCCAGCCTGTGCCCCATACTTTTGGTTAA
- a CDS encoding isochorismatase family protein, whose amino-acid sequence MASQRVVMVVDMQNGVFATERIQREQCVARINQLTAAADTVIFIQHAEAGGLEEGSDGFALLPELTQPANALYVTKTACDAFYHTTLESVLREHDIRAFVMCGCATDYCVDTTLKNGASRGYAITVAQDAHTTANRPAAQATVLIDHYNEVWRTLTVPGNPVLVKPVETILHEWQTN is encoded by the coding sequence ATGGCAAGTCAACGGGTAGTGATGGTGGTGGATATGCAAAACGGCGTGTTTGCCACAGAGCGTATTCAGCGTGAGCAATGCGTGGCGCGCATTAACCAACTAACCGCGGCAGCGGACACGGTGATTTTTATTCAACACGCCGAAGCGGGCGGGCTGGAAGAGGGGAGCGACGGGTTTGCTCTTTTGCCGGAACTGACGCAGCCGGCGAACGCCCTATATGTTACCAAAACCGCCTGTGATGCGTTTTATCACACCACGCTCGAAAGCGTGCTGCGTGAGCATGACATTCGCGCTTTTGTGATGTGCGGGTGCGCCACCGATTACTGCGTGGATACTACGCTTAAGAACGGCGCCAGCCGTGGTTACGCTATCACCGTCGCGCAAGATGCGCACACCACGGCGAATCGCCCGGCGGCGCAGGCCACGGTGTTAATCGATCACTATAACGAGGTGTGGCGCACGTTAACGGTGCCGGGCAACCCGGTGTTAGTGAAACCCGTCGAAACAATTCTTCACGAATGGCAAACGAACTAA
- the ampH gene encoding D-alanyl-D-alanine-carboxypeptidase/endopeptidase AmpH — MKRCLLFSALLCTLSMTSARAAQQSPDPVFASDIVDRYANHIYYGSGATGMAMVVIDGNQRVFRSFGETRPGNNVRPQLDSVIRIASLSKLMTSEMLVKLLDQGRVRLDDPLSKYAPPGARVPTFEGTPIKLVNLATHTSALPREQPGGAAHRSVFVWPTREQRWSWLSTAKLKTAPGAQASYSNLAFDLLADALSQAAGKPYPQLFEEQITRPLGMKDTTFTPSPDQCKRLMVAEKGASPCDNTLAAIGSGGVYSTPGDMMRWMQQFLSSDFYTRNSQADRMQTLIYPRNQLTKVIGMDVPGKADALGLGWVYMAPKDGHPGIIQKTGGGGGFITYIAMVPQHNVGVFVVMTRSPLTRFTSMSDGANDLVSELSNNKPLVVPAS, encoded by the coding sequence TTGAAACGTTGTCTGCTTTTCTCCGCGTTGCTCTGCACGCTGAGTATGACCAGCGCCCGTGCGGCGCAACAATCTCCCGATCCGGTATTTGCCTCTGACATTGTCGATCGTTACGCCAACCACATCTATTACGGTAGCGGTGCGACCGGGATGGCAATGGTGGTCATCGACGGTAACCAGCGCGTGTTCAGAAGCTTTGGTGAAACCCGTCCAGGCAACAATGTTCGCCCGCAGCTGGATTCGGTTATCCGTATTGCGTCGCTCTCCAAGCTGATGACCAGCGAAATGCTGGTGAAACTGCTCGATCAGGGCCGGGTGCGTCTTGACGATCCATTAAGCAAATATGCGCCACCTGGCGCGCGCGTACCGACCTTCGAAGGCACGCCGATCAAGCTGGTTAACCTCGCGACCCACACCAGCGCCCTGCCGCGTGAGCAGCCTGGCGGCGCGGCGCACCGCTCGGTATTTGTCTGGCCAACGCGCGAGCAGCGCTGGAGCTGGCTTTCCACCGCGAAGTTAAAAACCGCGCCGGGCGCGCAGGCCTCTTACTCCAACCTGGCCTTTGACCTGCTGGCCGATGCGCTTTCTCAGGCGGCCGGAAAACCCTATCCGCAGCTATTTGAAGAGCAGATAACCCGCCCGCTGGGGATGAAAGACACCACCTTTACGCCGTCGCCAGATCAGTGCAAACGTCTGATGGTGGCGGAAAAAGGGGCCAGCCCGTGCGACAACACACTGGCAGCGATTGGCAGCGGCGGCGTTTACTCCACGCCAGGCGATATGATGCGCTGGATGCAGCAGTTCCTCTCGTCCGATTTCTATACCCGCAACAGCCAGGCCGACCGTATGCAAACGCTGATCTACCCGCGTAATCAGCTTACTAAGGTGATCGGCATGGATGTCCCCGGCAAAGCCGACGCACTCGGCCTCGGCTGGGTCTATATGGCTCCGAAAGACGGTCACCCGGGTATCATCCAGAAAACTGGCGGCGGCGGCGGTTTCATCACCTATATAGCGATGGTGCCGCAGCATAACGTCGGCGTCTTTGTGGTGATGACCCGTTCCCCGCTGACGCGCTTTACCAGCATGAGCGACGGCGCGAATGACCTTGTCAGCGAGCTGAGCAACAACAAACCGCTGGTGGTTCCGGCCTCCTGA
- the hemB gene encoding porphobilinogen synthase, with the protein MTDLITRPRRLRKSPALRAMFEETTLSKNDLVLPIFVEEELGDYKAIAAMPGVMRIPEKYLAREIERIANAGIRSVMTFGISHHTDETGSDTWQENGLVARMSRICKETVPEMVVMSDTCFCEYTSHGHCGVLCDHGVDNDATLINLGKQAVIAAAAGADFIAPSAAMDGQVQAIRRALDAAGFTDTAIMSYSTKFASSFYGPFREAAGTALKGDRKTYQMHPMNRREAIRESLIDEAEGADCLMVKPAGAYLDILRDIRERTELPLGAYQVSGEYAMIKFAAQAGAIDEDKVVLESLGAIKRAGADLIFSYFALDLAERGIL; encoded by the coding sequence ATGACCGATTTAATTACTCGTCCCCGCCGCCTGCGCAAATCGCCTGCGCTGCGCGCCATGTTTGAAGAGACAACACTGAGCAAAAACGACCTGGTGTTGCCGATCTTTGTTGAAGAAGAGCTCGGCGATTACAAAGCCATCGCCGCCATGCCGGGCGTGATGCGCATTCCGGAAAAGTATCTGGCGCGCGAGATCGAACGCATCGCCAACGCCGGGATCCGCTCAGTGATGACCTTTGGCATTTCGCATCACACCGATGAGACTGGCAGCGATACCTGGCAAGAAAACGGCCTGGTGGCGCGGATGTCACGCATTTGCAAAGAGACAGTGCCGGAAATGGTGGTGATGTCCGACACCTGTTTTTGCGAATACACCTCGCACGGCCACTGCGGTGTGCTGTGCGATCACGGCGTGGATAACGACGCCACGCTGATTAATCTCGGTAAACAAGCGGTGATTGCCGCCGCGGCAGGCGCCGATTTCATCGCGCCATCGGCGGCGATGGATGGTCAGGTGCAGGCGATCCGCCGTGCGCTGGATGCGGCGGGCTTTACCGATACCGCGATCATGTCCTATTCGACTAAATTCGCCTCATCCTTCTACGGTCCGTTCCGCGAAGCCGCGGGCACGGCGCTGAAAGGCGATCGTAAAACCTATCAGATGCACCCGATGAACCGCCGCGAAGCGATTCGCGAGTCGCTTATTGATGAGGCTGAAGGCGCAGACTGCCTGATGGTGAAACCGGCAGGCGCTTATCTCGATATCCTGCGTGATATTCGCGAGCGCACCGAACTGCCGCTGGGCGCTTATCAGGTGAGCGGTGAATACGCGATGATCAAGTTTGCCGCTCAGGCAGGCGCAATTGATGAAGACAAAGTAGTGCTGGAAAGCCTGGGTGCGATTAAACGCGCCGGCGCGGATTTGATTTTCAGCTATTTCGCCCTCGATCTCGCCGAACGCGGCATCCTCTGA
- a CDS encoding lysophospholipid acyltransferase family protein: MFSLDNVLEDLWPQARPAPWQKNLLRRLLYEQEFQQFAALHPHLKGLDMVEQVLEHLQIRCTVPAHCLEQIPEHGPLVIISNHPTGTLDGLALLYAVSRVRRDVKVVTNRMLTHLEPLSSLFIPVDNMGGRTRKSSLQQMENQLQSGGVLIFFPAGEVSRMTRKGIRDKSWHAGFIKLASKFRTPLLPVWIDARNSALFYASAMVSETLPFILLMQQMFRRRDSALPIKIGERIPWDSWHTPQLAPRELADKCRQHVLRLGKGLPGPFKTECAIARPEARITLRRELNNAECLGRTADGKVIYLWQRKGQEDAPLLRELGRLREIAFRAVGEGSGKRRDTDKYDDDYLHLILWDEADLEIVGAYRFMPTAQQMAARGVEGLYSHSLFHYDDRMADVLRHGIELGRSFIQPRYWGRRGLDYLWSGIGAYLARYPQYRYLFGPVSISGGMPPAARDLLVAFYRLWFPATWPLASSRRPWPASMPEVLAQFTGDDYTEDLTRLKSLLGNLGCGIPPLYKQYSELCEPGGVQFIDFGCDPDFNNCVDGLVLVDLTHLKANRYERYIAVHLSQPETETA; encoded by the coding sequence ATGTTTAGTCTCGACAATGTACTTGAGGATCTCTGGCCACAGGCCAGGCCAGCACCCTGGCAAAAAAATCTGCTCAGACGCCTGCTCTATGAGCAAGAGTTTCAGCAGTTCGCCGCGCTCCACCCCCACCTGAAGGGGCTGGATATGGTGGAACAAGTACTCGAACATCTACAAATCCGCTGCACCGTTCCCGCTCACTGCCTCGAACAAATCCCTGAACATGGCCCGCTGGTCATCATTTCCAACCATCCGACAGGCACGCTCGACGGGCTGGCGCTGTTGTACGCCGTTTCCCGCGTACGCCGCGATGTGAAAGTGGTCACCAACCGCATGCTGACGCACCTTGAGCCGCTCAGTTCCCTGTTTATTCCGGTGGATAACATGGGCGGTCGCACGCGTAAATCCTCATTGCAGCAAATGGAAAACCAGTTGCAAAGCGGCGGCGTGTTGATCTTCTTCCCGGCCGGGGAAGTGTCGCGCATGACGCGCAAAGGCATTCGCGATAAAAGCTGGCACGCCGGGTTTATCAAGCTGGCCAGTAAATTCCGCACGCCGTTACTGCCGGTGTGGATTGACGCACGCAACAGCGCCCTGTTCTACGCCAGCGCGATGGTCTCTGAAACGCTTCCCTTTATACTGCTGATGCAGCAGATGTTTCGCCGGCGCGACAGCGCACTGCCGATCAAAATCGGTGAACGTATTCCCTGGGACAGCTGGCACACGCCGCAGCTCGCACCACGCGAGCTGGCCGATAAGTGTCGCCAACATGTCCTGCGTCTTGGCAAGGGATTGCCCGGCCCCTTCAAAACTGAGTGTGCCATCGCACGTCCGGAAGCGCGCATTACGCTGCGCCGGGAGCTTAACAACGCCGAGTGCCTCGGTCGCACCGCTGATGGCAAGGTCATCTATCTGTGGCAGCGTAAAGGGCAGGAAGATGCACCGCTGCTGCGCGAGCTTGGGCGACTGCGTGAAATCGCCTTCCGTGCCGTGGGCGAAGGCAGCGGTAAACGTCGTGATACGGATAAATATGACGACGATTACCTGCATCTGATTTTGTGGGATGAGGCCGATCTGGAAATTGTCGGCGCTTACCGTTTTATGCCCACCGCTCAGCAAATGGCGGCGCGCGGCGTCGAAGGGTTATACAGCCACAGCCTGTTCCATTACGACGATCGCATGGCAGATGTGCTGCGCCACGGCATTGAACTGGGGCGCAGCTTTATTCAGCCGCGCTACTGGGGACGTCGCGGGCTGGATTATCTGTGGTCGGGTATCGGTGCCTATCTGGCGCGTTATCCGCAGTATCGCTACCTGTTTGGCCCAGTCTCTATTTCCGGCGGGATGCCGCCTGCGGCGCGCGATCTGCTGGTGGCGTTCTATCGCCTGTGGTTCCCGGCAACCTGGCCGCTGGCGTCATCGCGCCGCCCGTGGCCTGCCAGCATGCCGGAAGTGCTGGCGCAGTTTACCGGCGATGACTACACCGAAGATCTGACACGGCTGAAATCGCTGCTGGGAAACCTGGGCTGCGGCATTCCGCCGCTATATAAACAATATTCCGAACTGTGTGAGCCTGGCGGCGTGCAATTTATCGATTTCGGCTGCGACCCGGATTTTAATAATTGCGTGGATGGCCTGGTGCTGGTGGATTTAACGCACCTGAAAGCGAACCGCTACGAGCGTTATATTGCTGTGCATCTGTCCCAGCCGGAAACAGAAACGGCATAA
- the eat gene encoding ethanolamine permease, with protein MSTQTTLKRTLGSFRLWGIAVGLVISGEYFGWSYGWSQAGTLGFLIVALLIAAMYCAFIFSFTELTTAIPHAGGPFAYAYRAFGPTGGFIAGFATLIEFVFAPPAIAMAIGAYLNVQFPSLDAKWVACGAYLIFMALNILGVGIAATFELIVTLLAIFELLVFMGVVAPGFSWGNFTANGWAGAESFSSLALPGMFAAIPFAIWFFLAIEGASMAAEEAKDPKRTIPRALGGGILTLTVLAVGVMIFAGGVGDWRTLSNINDPLPQAMKMVVGNSSGWLHMLVWLGLFGLVASFHGIIMGYSRQIYSLARAGYLPASLANLNRKTRTPHLAILAGGVVGIAAIFSDSLVTISGMPLTACIVTMSVFGAIVMYITSMAALFKLRRSEPELERPFKAPLFPYAPAFALGMAVLCLVAMVWYNTLLALIFALMMLGGYMWFRKTAHARERAEMDPQLRALS; from the coding sequence ATGAGCACACAAACAACATTAAAAAGAACACTGGGCAGCTTCCGTCTGTGGGGCATTGCCGTCGGGCTGGTGATTTCAGGAGAGTATTTTGGCTGGAGCTATGGCTGGTCGCAGGCTGGTACGCTCGGCTTTTTGATTGTCGCGCTGTTAATTGCCGCGATGTACTGCGCCTTTATCTTTAGTTTTACCGAACTGACCACCGCGATCCCTCATGCCGGTGGCCCTTTTGCTTACGCGTACCGCGCATTTGGGCCAACGGGCGGGTTTATTGCCGGTTTTGCCACCTTAATCGAGTTCGTTTTCGCGCCTCCGGCTATCGCGATGGCGATTGGCGCATACCTGAACGTGCAGTTCCCGTCGCTGGATGCGAAATGGGTGGCCTGCGGCGCGTACCTCATCTTTATGGCGCTGAACATTCTCGGTGTCGGCATTGCCGCCACGTTTGAGCTGATTGTCACTCTGCTGGCCATTTTCGAGTTGCTGGTGTTTATGGGCGTGGTGGCACCGGGTTTCTCGTGGGGCAACTTTACCGCCAACGGCTGGGCAGGCGCAGAGAGCTTCAGCAGCCTGGCGCTGCCGGGCATGTTTGCGGCGATCCCCTTCGCCATCTGGTTCTTCCTCGCCATTGAAGGTGCTTCTATGGCAGCGGAAGAAGCCAAAGATCCGAAACGCACCATTCCGCGTGCGCTCGGCGGCGGTATTCTGACTCTCACCGTGCTGGCAGTTGGCGTGATGATTTTTGCCGGTGGCGTCGGCGACTGGCGCACGCTGTCGAACATTAACGACCCGCTGCCGCAGGCGATGAAAATGGTGGTCGGCAACAGCAGTGGCTGGCTGCATATGCTGGTGTGGCTCGGTTTGTTTGGTCTGGTGGCATCGTTCCACGGCATCATTATGGGTTACTCTCGCCAGATCTATTCGCTGGCGCGCGCGGGTTATCTGCCGGCAAGCCTGGCAAACCTCAACCGCAAAACCCGCACGCCGCATCTGGCGATCCTCGCCGGGGGCGTGGTCGGGATTGCGGCGATTTTCTCCGACTCGCTGGTCACCATCAGCGGCATGCCGCTCACCGCCTGTATTGTGACGATGTCCGTTTTCGGGGCTATCGTTATGTATATCACCTCAATGGCCGCGCTGTTTAAGCTGCGCCGCAGCGAACCGGAACTTGAGCGCCCGTTTAAAGCGCCACTGTTCCCGTACGCACCCGCGTTTGCGCTGGGTATGGCGGTACTCTGCCTGGTGGCGATGGTCTGGTACAACACGCTGCTGGCTCTGATCTTCGCGCTGATGATGCTGGGCGGCTATATGTGGTTTCGTAAAACGGCGCACGCGCGTGAACGTGCCGAGATGGATCCGCAACTGCGGGCGCTCTCCTGA